GAGATAGGCTGTCTCGTCGATTTCGCGCGGCACGCCGGACATGAAGCCTTCGAGGATCCAGACCGCGAGCGGCACATTGAACAGGCAATGAGCCAGCGCCACCGCGAGCGGCGTGTCGAAGAGCCCGATCGCCGAATAGAGGTTGAAGAAGGGCAGTGCGAAGATCGCGGGGGGCGCCATCCGGTTCGAGAGGAGCCAGAAGAACAGGTGCTTGTCGCCGAGGAAGCGGTAGCGCGAGAAGGCATAGGCGGCTGGAAGCGCCAGCGTGATCGAGATCACCGTATTCATGACCACATAGGTCAGCGAGTTGATGTAGCCGGAGTACCAGGACGGGTCGGTGAAGATCGTCCGGTAGTTCTCGAATGTGATCTCGCGCGGCCAGAGCGTCATGCCGGAATTGATCTCGGCATTGGTCTTCAGGCTCATCACGACGAGCCAGTAGATCGGCAGGATCAGGAAAATCAGATAGAGGCCGAGCGTCAGCGCGCTGCCGTTGAAGCGAAGGGCGGAGCGCGCCTTCGGTGCCGCTTCGGCTGCGGAAAGTGCCGCGGTCGAGCTGAGGCTGCCCGTCGTCATCGGCCGCCCTCAGCATCCGCCG
Above is a genomic segment from Bosea sp. NBC_00550 containing:
- a CDS encoding carbohydrate ABC transporter permease, translated to MTTGSLSSTAALSAAEAAPKARSALRFNGSALTLGLYLIFLILPIYWLVVMSLKTNAEINSGMTLWPREITFENYRTIFTDPSWYSGYINSLTYVVMNTVISITLALPAAYAFSRYRFLGDKHLFFWLLSNRMAPPAIFALPFFNLYSAIGLFDTPLAVALAHCLFNVPLAVWILEGFMSGVPREIDETAYLDGYSFPRFFVKIFTPIIANGIGVTAFFCFMFSWVELLLARTLTTVNAKPIAATMTRTVSAAGMDWGLLAAAGVLTLIPGALVIWFVRNYIAKGFALGRV